GCGCTCCTTGAGCAGCCAGTCGGCCCAGGTCATGCGGTCGAGCTTGCGCGCCTCGGCCGTGCCGTCGCCGATCGGCATGTTCGGGTAGTCGTCGCTCTCGAGCAGCTTCTCCATCTCCTTGCGCATCCGGGCGAAGTCCTTGCGCGCCGCGTCGGGGAAGGGCAGCTTGCCGGCGCCGCCGCCGAAGGTGTCGAGCACGTACTTGCCGTCGATGAGCGCGCTGTCGGATGGCTCCTCGATCTTCTTGAAGGGGAACTTCAGCTCCTCGTAGAAGGCGTCCAGCGGCGGCTCGGGCTCGACGAAGTAGGCCGCGCACTCCGAGTACCAGACGTCCTTCCAGCGCCCGCGCGCCGCGTGGCCGCCGGTGCTCTTGAGGTGCTCGAGCAGCACGAGGTCCGTGTCGCGCAGGCGGTACGCCGCGGCCAGCCCGGAGAGCCCGCCGCCGACGATGCAGACCTGCGCCGAGCGTCCCGAGGAGGGCGGGGGGACCGTGCCGCCGTCGCGGACCGTGTCGTGGCAGTACCCCGGCTCGGCGCCGCCCCAGGCCCCGGCGGGCGTGCCGAGATCCGGCGACGCGAATGCGATGCGGGGCAGCAGTCCGTTGAGGCCGAGGTACCCTGCGGTCCCGGCCGCGCCGATGAGGAACTCACGCCGCGTAAGCTTCGCCACCGTCCCCCTCCTTGCCCCGTGGGGCCTGCCTGGTCCGGGGACAGACCCTGCCGGGCCGGCGCGCCCATCCCGCGCGCATGCCTCGGGTCCGTCCCATCATTGTCCCATCCCATGCCCCCCGCGGGAGCGGGGCCGCTTCGGTTCCGCGCGCGGCGTCCTCAGGCGGCCGGCTGCCCCGGCAGCCGCTCCGCGAGCCACGCCGCCGCGGCGTCCAGCTTCGCCGCGTCGTGCGCCTTGAGCACGATCTCGACCCAGTGGCGGTGCGCGTCGCTCTTGGGGTACGAGCCGATGGCCACGCCCGGCGCCCGCTCCGCCAACTCCTCGAGCAGCGTCGCGATCTCCGACTCCCAGCGGTTCGTGAAGAGCGTGCGCCGCTGCGCCGGCGGCCGGCGGAAGCGGTCGGCCACCAGCGGGAACATGTCGTGGAGCATCTCGGGCACGCCCGGCAGGACGACGAACGGGCCGATCGTGAAGCCCGGGGCGCGGCCGATGCGGTTGGGGATCAGGCCGCACCCCTGCGGCAGCTCGGCGAGGCGGCGCTGGATGGGCGTGATCGCGCGGCCGATCTCCGCCTCGAGGTGCGCGACCACGTCCGCGCGCACTTCCAGCGGCACGCCTGCGGCGCGCGCCACCGCCTGCCGCGTCACGTCGTCGAGCGTCGTGCCGATGCCGCCGGTGACGAAGATCGGCGCGTAGCGCTCCGCCGTGCGGCGCAGGTGTTCGGCCAGCAGCACCTCGTCGTCGGGGAGCGTCAGCGCGATGCCGACCTCCACGCCGATGCGCGCCAGCTCCCGGGCCAGCCAGATGCCGTTGTGGTCCTCGACGTCGCCGGAGAGCACCTCGTTGCCGACGACGACGATGGCGGCCTGCGGCGTGTCCCGTTCCTGAGTCATGGGCGCATGGTAGGGGAGCGCGGGGCAGGAGTAAAGGGCGCGGCGCTATACTGCCTCATGCGCGAAGCGCTGGTCGGGTCGCTGGCGGCCGCCGGGCTGCTGCTCGGCGCGCGGAGTGCGATCGGTGCGGGGCCGGAGGCGGGCCGGACGTACGCCAACCCGGTCCTCGTCGACACGCACGCCATCCGGCGGGCGGGCCCCGCGCCGTACCACGGCACGCTCGGCATCGGCGATCCGGCGGTGATCCGCCACGACGGCCGGTACTACCTCTACCCGACCGGGGACAACGCCAGCTACGACGTCTACCTCTCGGACGACCTGGTGCACTGGACGAAGGGACCGAAGGTCTTCCGGAGCGGCGAGCGGGGCGTATGGGCGCCGGACGTCTTCTTCGACCAGCGCGACCGGACGTTCTACCTGTACTACACGGTCGACCGCAGGATCGGCGTGGCGGCCTCGGACCGCCCGGACGGGACGTTCGCCGACCGCGGGAGCCTCGTCGCCGCCGCGATCGACGCGCACCTGTTCCGGGACGACGACGGCGCCCTCTACCTCTACTACGCCCGCTACCCGGACTTCGCGATCTTCGTCCAGGCCATGCGCTCGCCGCTGGCGAAGAAGGACGAGCCGCCCGTGGAGCTGCTGGCGCCGACCGAGGCCTGGGAGCGGCGCGACGTGCCGGTGACCGAGGCCCCGTGGGTGCTCAAGCGCGCGGGGACCTATTACCTGCTCTACTCGGCGGGCAGCGCCGACTCCGAGCACTACGCGATCGGGTACGCGACGGCCAAGGACGCGCGCGGCCCCTTCACGAAGCACCGCGGCAACCCGATCGTCCGCGAGGGCGGCGGGATCTTCGGGCCCGGGCACGTCGCCGTCGTCGCGGACGGGGCCGGGGACCTCTGGCTGGTCTACCACCAGCAGAAGGACGCGACACGCGGGTGGAACCGGATCATCTGCATCGACCGGCTCCGGTTCGACGCGGACGGGACCCTGCGCGCGACGCCCACGCGGGGGACGCCGCTGCCGGCGCCTGCGGCCCTTGCGCGGACCGGCCGCGCGGCACCTTGACGTCCACGGCGTTGCGTGGCATATTCCCCCGCGCCTCCCGACCACGGGGAGGAGATTCGAATGCGGGAGTAACTCAGTGGTAGAGTGCAACCTTGCCAAGGTTGAAGTCGCGGGTTCAAATCCCGTCTCCCGCTCCAGCACCACCGCCACGTCCGCAGGCTGCCGGCGTTTGACTTCGCGGCGCCCCGACCCAAGATTCCCTTCGAGGCCGCAATCCGCACAGCCATTCGCGACGGGAGGGAAGGGTGCCCAGGCCGCGCCTGTTCAAGCCGCCGGCGCTGCAGTCCGGCTCGGAGCGGGAGCGGCACGCCACCTGGCTGGAACTCTTCTATGACCTGATCTTCGTGGGCGCGGTGGCCCAGCTCGCCGCGACCTTCTACGGCAGCTACGACTTCGGCGGGCTCGCCCGCTTCGCCTTCCTCAGCCTGCCCGTCTGGTGGGCCTGGGCCGGCCACACCTTCTACCTGACGCGCTTCGACACGGACGACGCCGGGCACCGGCTCCTGACCATGGCCCAGATGATCGCCGTGGCCGCCATGGCCAGCAATGTCGCCGGGGCCTTCGGTCCCAGCTCCGGCGCATTCGCCCTCTCGTACGCGGCGGTCCGCGCGGTGCTGGTGGCCCAGTATCTGCGGGCCGGCCACCACCTGCCGGAAGCCCGCCCGCTGACCAGGCGCTACTCGCGGGGGTTCGGCGCCGCGGCGCTCATCTGGGCGCTGTCGGTGCTGTTCCCGCCGCAGGCGCGCCCACTCGTCTGGGCGGCGGCCATCGCCGTCGACTTCCTCACGCCCATCACCGCGGGCACCATCCACTCGCGCTTTCCGCCGCACCAGATGCACCTGCCCGAGCGCTTCGGGCTCTTCACCATCATCGTGCTCGGCGAGGCGGTGGTCGGCGTGGTGTCCGGCGAGGGCACGGGCGGGCTCGCTCTGGTGCCGGCGCTGGCGGGGGTCATGGGGCTGGTCATCGCCTTCGCCCTCTGGTGGGGGTACTTCGAGGGCGTCGGAGGGGCCTCGATCCGGGTGGTGCGCACGTTCGAGCACGTGCCGCGCTACCAGCTCTGGCTCTACGCCCACCTGCCGCTGATCATGGGGATCACGGCGACCGCCGTGGGCGTCCGGCACGTGATCGGCCTGCCGCCGTTCCAGCCCCTGCCCGCCGCGGCGGGCTGGATCCTCTCCGGCGCGGTCGGCGCAAGCTGCCTCGCCCTCGCCGCCATCCTGCTCGCCTCCTATCCGGCCGGCCGGTACCGGGAGCTGCGCGGCCGCCTCGCGGCCTACCTGGTGATCGCGATCCTCGGCATCGGGACCGGATTCATCGGCGGGCGCGTTCCGGGCGTCGCGGTGCTCGCGATACTCATGGCGCTGAGCGTGGCGCAGATCGCCTTCTCGCTGCAGGGTCTTCCGGCGGCGGAGCAGTGAGGTGTCCGGGGACTGATCCGGCTGGAGGCGGCGATCGGAGTCGAACCGATGAATGGAGGATTTGCAGTCCTCTGCCTTACCACTTGGCTACGCCGCCGTAAGGCTCAATTCACGTCGCCAGACTCTATCCGCGCCGCGTGGGGCTGTCAAGTTTTGCGGGGATGGAGGGGCTTTCAGCCCGCGATCTCCTTCTCGAAGGCCTCCGTGCGGCGCGCCGCTTCGGCGTGCGGCGGGTCGTCCGCGAACAGGTCGAAGAGCCTCTCGCGCTGCGTCTCCAGGCGGGCGGCCGCGGCGCGCCGCA
The bacterium DNA segment above includes these coding regions:
- a CDS encoding low temperature requirement protein A, translated to MPRPRLFKPPALQSGSERERHATWLELFYDLIFVGAVAQLAATFYGSYDFGGLARFAFLSLPVWWAWAGHTFYLTRFDTDDAGHRLLTMAQMIAVAAMASNVAGAFGPSSGAFALSYAAVRAVLVAQYLRAGHHLPEARPLTRRYSRGFGAAALIWALSVLFPPQARPLVWAAAIAVDFLTPITAGTIHSRFPPHQMHLPERFGLFTIIVLGEAVVGVVSGEGTGGLALVPALAGVMGLVIAFALWWGYFEGVGGASIRVVRTFEHVPRYQLWLYAHLPLIMGITATAVGVRHVIGLPPFQPLPAAAGWILSGAVGASCLALAAILLASYPAGRYRELRGRLAAYLVIAILGIGTGFIGGRVPGVAVLAILMALSVAQIAFSLQGLPAAEQ
- a CDS encoding molybdopterin-binding protein encodes the protein MTQERDTPQAAIVVVGNEVLSGDVEDHNGIWLARELARIGVEVGIALTLPDDEVLLAEHLRRTAERYAPIFVTGGIGTTLDDVTRQAVARAAGVPLEVRADVVAHLEAEIGRAITPIQRRLAELPQGCGLIPNRIGRAPGFTIGPFVVLPGVPEMLHDMFPLVADRFRRPPAQRRTLFTNRWESEIATLLEELAERAPGVAIGSYPKSDAHRHWVEIVLKAHDAAKLDAAAAWLAERLPGQPAA
- a CDS encoding glycoside hydrolase family 43 protein; translation: MREALVGSLAAAGLLLGARSAIGAGPEAGRTYANPVLVDTHAIRRAGPAPYHGTLGIGDPAVIRHDGRYYLYPTGDNASYDVYLSDDLVHWTKGPKVFRSGERGVWAPDVFFDQRDRTFYLYYTVDRRIGVAASDRPDGTFADRGSLVAAAIDAHLFRDDDGALYLYYARYPDFAIFVQAMRSPLAKKDEPPVELLAPTEAWERRDVPVTEAPWVLKRAGTYYLLYSAGSADSEHYAIGYATAKDARGPFTKHRGNPIVREGGGIFGPGHVAVVADGAGDLWLVYHQQKDATRGWNRIICIDRLRFDADGTLRATPTRGTPLPAPAALARTGRAAP